AATAATACTAATATCTTTATCAACATGTTTTTCAAAATTAATTCCTCCTTTTTCTATAAAGACCTAATTTCATTACCCAATACTTAAAATTAGACAAACATTGCTTATACTTTATGCCATCTATATGTCATAAATTATCTCACCATCTAAATTAATTAAAATGAAATAAAAGATTACCTCCTTAATTACAAATTAAAACTATCAATAATTTACAATAGAAAATTATATATCACAATTAATTAATATCATAAATTAAGTATTATTTTTTAATTTATGATATTAATATCGAATAATCGAGTACCGATTGCTTTTTTAATAGAATTTAATTAATTTGATTTTTGATAATAGATGTTTTGGTTTTTATAGATACTATTTAATATAAAAGTATAAAAGTACAAAAGAATTTGTACTTTTATACTTTTTCATAATTTACCAGTTACATGCTATTTTTGTAAAAAATATTTATAGCATTTCTGTAGTCTAATTTTCTTGAGGGATTACTCTTTGCATTATTGACCTAGCATATGCCATACATTCACCAAAATAATTATTTGTAGTCTTAATTTCTTGTTGAAGGTCATCATCATCATTGATACTCTTAAAGACTTTATAATATTCTTCTGTTTCTGGTAATACATTAACCTGTTGAAATCTCACAGAATTTACACGTATATGTATTTCATTTGCTGTTTCAAGTAATTTTTGTATATATTGCTCAAACTTATCCTTTATATTTGAAAGTTCTTCTGTTGTTGCATTTATTTTTACTTTGTGAATATTGCGATTTATATCATATAACACATTTTGATAACCATTAAGGTTTGGTATCATTGAATTTATGTTATATAGGAAATTAGTAGTAACATTTGCATATTCTTTCATTTTTTTATAATTTTCATCCTCCTTAGTACCATAGCCTTTTTCCTTTAATTTTTTATAAGCATTATATATTCTAGTTACACCCAATAATATTGGATATATCCTATCTTTATTATATTTAAAAGCAGCAGCAATAGCTTTGTTGTTGAAATATTTAGTAAAGAAACGGCGATCTCCTTCTTTTAAAATGGAGAATGAAACTAAAGGTATTCCCAGCCCATGACCATAGGAGGCAGGAAACTTTTCATGCATATTAGAGTTCGTGATACTGTTGTTTGGGTTATCATCACCATTAATTTGTGAAGTTAATTGAAAAAGTTCATTCAAAATTGTCTCTTTTTCCTTTATTTCGTCTTGTGATATTCCTGATTGTGCATATGATAGTTTTGCTTGTTCACTTTTTAATGTTTTTTCTGTATCTTCTAATTCTTGCTCTATTGTATATCTTGCATATTCCAGATCTTCGTATTTTAATGATGCTAGTTCTTCTTCTTGTTGTGCTCGTATTTTCTCTTCTTCGTTTTCTGTCTTTTCTGCTTCTTCTAATTTATCATATGCCTTATCAAATGCCTCTTCTGCTAATGCTTCTTCTTCTTTAGTTTTTAATAATTTTGATTTTAGTTCTTCTATTTTTTCTTCTATTGCTATTATTCCCCTTTCTACTATTTGTTCCTCTAATTCTAATTGTTTTTTTATTTTTTGTTCTGCTTCTTGTGCTTTTGCTACCCTTATTTCTTCTTGTGTTTTTTTTGCTAATTCTAGTTCTGATTCTAGTTCTGATTTTAATCGTTGTGTTTCTTGTTCTTTTTCTTTTTGTAATTTTGTTTCTCTTGTTTCTTCTTGTGTTTTTCTTGCTGATTCTAGTTCTGATTCTAGTTGTTGTGCTTTTTGTTCTTTTCTTTCTAATTCTAATGGTTTTTCTTTTATTTTTTCTGTTGTATTCCTTGTTCCTTTTCTTAGCTTGTGTAATTTATCCTGTTTGCTTTTTAAATCTCTATAAGTGTTGTTTGTTGATTGTTGTGTACGTTGTGTACCAAATGCCTTCTTCCATGCTAAATTTT
This window of the Borrelia hispanica CRI genome carries:
- a CDS encoding coiled-coil domain-containing protein, with the protein product MKSFYIKFCLLVILIISCSQATQENLAWKKAFGTQRTQQSTNNTYRDLKSKQDKLHKLRKGTRNTTEKIKEKPLELERKEQKAQQLESELESARKTQEETRETKLQKEKEQETQRLKSELESELELAKKTQEEIRVAKAQEAEQKIKKQLELEEQIVERGIIAIEEKIEELKSKLLKTKEEEALAEEAFDKAYDKLEEAEKTENEEEKIRAQQEEELASLKYEDLEYARYTIEQELEDTEKTLKSEQAKLSYAQSGISQDEIKEKETILNELFQLTSQINGDDNPNNSITNSNMHEKFPASYGHGLGIPLVSFSILKEGDRRFFTKYFNNKAIAAAFKYNKDRIYPILLGVTRIYNAYKKLKEKGYGTKEDENYKKMKEYANVTTNFLYNINSMIPNLNGYQNVLYDINRNIHKVKINATTEELSNIKDKFEQYIQKLLETANEIHIRVNSVRFQQVNVLPETEEYYKVFKSINDDDDLQQEIKTTNNYFGECMAYARSIMQRVIPQEN